AATAATGAAGGTAATATCACTTCACTTAATTTAGGAATGAAGCTGGGAAACCTTTACTGTGATCCACTCATGTCTTCTACTGGCCACAAGATATCATCGAGGCAGCGATGGACCCCTACAACCGTGCAGCTGCAAATTCTTGAGCATATCTTTGACCAAGGCACTGGAACTCCAAGTAAGCAGAAGATCAAAGAGATAACCAACGAATTATTGCAGCATGGTCAAATTTCAGAGACAAATGTTTATAACTGGTTCCAAAACAGGCGGGCAAGGTCAAAACGGAAGCAACTCGTGAATACAATAAACACTGCTGAATCTGAGGCAGAAACTGAAGACGAGTCCCAGATGGAAAAGAAGGCCAAGCCAGAGAGCATCCAATCCCATGAAAATTCGGCACTGAGGCTAGAGGAAATGTGCTTCAATAGTTCTGAAATGAACTCCGATCTTCATCTGTTAGACCCGTATTCTAATCAGCCGGAGATGTTTCCTTCAGACGGTGGTTCAAAATCT
This is a stretch of genomic DNA from Papaver somniferum cultivar HN1 chromosome 1, ASM357369v1, whole genome shotgun sequence. It encodes these proteins:
- the LOC113298815 gene encoding WUSCHEL-related homeobox 8-like translates to MCERDIYDYIGMMGLVKYFSKSVEEEEGNQKEEGEEVSEKVMEFENQLNQQQQQQHQHQQEQEQQQNGVLYVKVMTDEQMEVLKRQISAYASITEQLVQMHKSVSSQHDLTGMKLGNLYCDPLMSSTGHKISSRQRWTPTTVQLQILEHIFDQGTGTPSKQKIKEITNELLQHGQISETNVYNWFQNRRARSKRKQLVNTINTAESEAETEDESQMEKKAKPESIQSHENSALRLEEMCFNSSEMNSDLHLLDPYSNQPEMFPSDGGSKSSGSLGRLSYYESVMSNPRLDHLMGKVEEIPGSFSTFPQESGYDIIG